Proteins from a single region of Candidatus Binatia bacterium:
- a CDS encoding FAD-dependent oxidoreductase: protein MDVLVVGGGNAGCAAALAAARHGARTLLVERYGFLGGTATAAMVGPWMTFHSGNERIVGGIAQEMVDRLIRKGASPGHLPDSSDYVATITPFDPEVHKALLFEMMREAGVSLLLHAYFLSASVEGESVTGATFATIGGPREHRASVVIDATADALVAASAGVPTQQGDERGRVQPATLIFRVSHVDMTELAAYLREHPEEIRSSLDAQHITAPALTAVAGLYSLWQRARDDGLVDVPRELVSFFISPYPDEVTVNMTRVVDVDPLDPDDLTRAEVESRLQAMQLLDFFRSRVPGFQNARIAATGTQIGIRESRRIVGRYTLTRDDVLHGRKFEDAVARSAYPIDLHNPSGSGTSTHRLAPGESYEIPYRCLLPVNREQLLVAGRCISTTHEALASTRLTPTVMTLGQAAGTAAALACERATLVGNVDGSELRAQLIDDGVPL, encoded by the coding sequence ATGGACGTGCTCGTCGTCGGCGGCGGCAATGCCGGTTGCGCCGCCGCGCTTGCGGCCGCGCGGCACGGCGCGCGAACGCTGCTCGTCGAGCGCTACGGTTTTCTCGGCGGCACCGCGACGGCGGCCATGGTTGGGCCGTGGATGACGTTTCATTCCGGGAACGAGCGCATCGTCGGCGGCATAGCGCAGGAAATGGTCGACCGTCTGATACGCAAGGGCGCCTCTCCCGGGCATCTCCCCGACTCCTCGGACTACGTCGCGACGATTACGCCGTTCGATCCGGAGGTTCACAAGGCGCTGCTCTTCGAGATGATGCGCGAGGCCGGCGTGTCGCTGCTGCTCCACGCGTACTTCCTGTCGGCGTCGGTCGAGGGCGAGAGCGTAACGGGAGCGACGTTCGCGACGATCGGCGGGCCGCGGGAGCATCGCGCCTCCGTCGTTATCGACGCGACGGCCGACGCGCTCGTCGCGGCCTCGGCCGGCGTTCCGACGCAGCAGGGTGACGAGCGCGGGCGAGTGCAGCCCGCCACCTTGATCTTTCGCGTCAGTCACGTCGACATGACCGAGTTGGCCGCGTATCTCCGCGAGCATCCCGAAGAGATTCGCAGCTCGCTCGACGCGCAGCATATCACGGCTCCGGCACTCACGGCCGTCGCGGGGCTCTACTCGCTGTGGCAGCGCGCGCGCGACGACGGCCTCGTGGACGTGCCGCGCGAGCTCGTGTCGTTCTTCATCTCGCCGTATCCCGACGAGGTCACCGTCAACATGACGCGCGTCGTTGACGTCGACCCGCTCGATCCCGACGATCTGACGCGAGCGGAGGTCGAGTCGCGGCTCCAGGCGATGCAGCTGCTCGACTTCTTTCGCAGCCGCGTCCCGGGATTTCAAAACGCGCGCATCGCGGCGACCGGCACGCAGATCGGCATCCGCGAGTCGCGCCGCATCGTCGGCCGTTACACGCTGACGCGCGACGATGTGCTGCACGGACGCAAGTTCGAGGATGCCGTCGCGCGCAGCGCGTATCCGATCGATCTGCACAATCCAAGCGGCAGTGGAACGTCCACGCACCGCCTCGCGCCGGGGGAGAGCTACGAGATTCCGTACCGTTGCCTTCTCCCGGTCAATCGCGAGCAGCTGCTCGTGGCCGGCCGCTGCATCTCGACGACGCACGAGGCCCTCGCCTCGACGCGGCTCACGCCGACCGTGATGACGCTCGGCCAAGCCGCGGGAACGGCAGCGGCGCTGGCGTGCGAACGCGCAACGCTCGTCGGAAACGTCGACGGCAGCGAACTGCGCGCGCAACTGATCGACGACGGCGTCCCGCTGTGA
- a CDS encoding DUF4870 domain-containing protein, which translates to MQVPIASQERNWAMAAHLSALAAIAGLPFGHVLGPLIVYLVKGHESEFVGEHAKASLNYQITISILGLVAILVAIAMSLSFLISSTSESSNMGPAIGFGVLWIAIGIAAVLLLLFSLIFIILGTIAANEGRPYTYPFAIRFLR; encoded by the coding sequence ATGCAAGTTCCTATTGCTTCCCAGGAACGCAATTGGGCGATGGCGGCGCACCTCAGCGCGCTCGCCGCTATAGCAGGCCTACCCTTCGGTCACGTGCTCGGTCCGCTCATCGTCTACCTGGTCAAGGGCCACGAGTCGGAGTTCGTCGGCGAGCATGCGAAGGCGTCGCTGAACTACCAGATCACGATCTCGATTCTCGGGCTCGTCGCGATCCTGGTCGCGATCGCAATGAGCCTGAGCTTCCTGATAAGCTCGACGTCCGAAAGCTCGAATATGGGCCCGGCGATCGGCTTCGGCGTGCTCTGGATCGCGATCGGCATCGCGGCCGTGCTGTTGCTCCTGTTCTCACTCATCTTCATCATCCTGGGAACGATCGCGGCGAACGAAGGCCGCCCGTACACGTACCCCTTCGCCATCCGCTTCTTGCGTTAG
- a CDS encoding amino acid permease: MLMQRVKPLARILAEGSDEQHGLKRSLGPWALTAMGIGAIIGTGIFVLTGVASATRAGPSLTISFVVAGIVSALAALCYAEVSSKVPISGSAYTYTYATMGEFLAWIVGWGLVLEYALGASTVSVGWSGYFTFILHTLFNWDIPQAWQHSHWDATPGIANLPAAGIIFLITALLVRGTKESGTVNAVIVTIKLAVVLFFIAIGLGHINPANYHLPPGPQTGLGGYFPFGIAGMLGGASFIFFAYIGFDAVSTTAEEARNPSKDLPFGIIMSLIICTLLYIVVVAILNGMVPFNTLNVNFPVAYAVDSVGLAWAGVVISFGAIAGLTTVLLVMMYGQTRIFYAMSRDGLIPPLFVKLHPAWRTPWISQILFGVLIAAAGAFFPISILGSLTNMGTLAAFVLVSVAVPVLRTRHPELKGAFTLPFGPYIIPTLSAITALFLIYFLRQGNPLVWGFFPLVWLGFVIWFGAGLIFYFSYGRQKSTVALEQTEGLAVAQPPVN; encoded by the coding sequence ATGTTGATGCAACGAGTCAAGCCGCTGGCACGAATCCTCGCGGAGGGAAGCGACGAGCAGCACGGCCTGAAGCGCTCGCTGGGACCGTGGGCGCTCACCGCGATGGGCATCGGCGCGATCATCGGCACGGGCATCTTCGTCTTAACGGGGGTCGCGTCGGCGACGCGCGCGGGCCCGTCGCTGACGATCTCGTTCGTCGTGGCGGGCATCGTGAGCGCGCTGGCGGCGCTCTGCTATGCGGAGGTTTCGAGCAAAGTCCCGATCTCCGGCAGTGCGTATACCTATACGTATGCGACGATGGGCGAATTCCTAGCCTGGATCGTCGGGTGGGGTCTGGTCCTCGAATACGCGCTCGGCGCATCGACCGTCAGCGTCGGATGGTCCGGGTACTTCACGTTTATTTTGCACACGCTGTTCAATTGGGACATCCCGCAGGCCTGGCAGCACAGCCATTGGGACGCCACTCCAGGGATCGCGAACCTTCCCGCGGCCGGCATCATCTTCTTGATCACGGCCCTGCTCGTGCGCGGAACGAAAGAATCCGGCACGGTGAACGCGGTGATCGTCACGATCAAGTTGGCCGTCGTGCTCTTCTTCATCGCGATCGGACTCGGCCACATCAATCCGGCGAACTATCACCTTCCGCCCGGACCGCAAACCGGCCTCGGCGGCTACTTCCCGTTCGGGATCGCCGGGATGCTCGGCGGCGCGTCGTTCATCTTCTTTGCCTACATCGGCTTCGACGCGGTCTCGACAACCGCCGAAGAGGCGCGGAACCCCTCAAAGGATCTGCCCTTCGGCATCATCATGAGCTTGATCATCTGCACGCTCCTTTACATCGTCGTGGTCGCTATCCTCAACGGCATGGTGCCGTTTAATACGCTCAACGTGAACTTCCCGGTCGCGTACGCGGTAGATAGCGTCGGACTCGCGTGGGCGGGCGTAGTCATTTCGTTCGGGGCGATCGCGGGGCTGACGACTGTGTTGCTCGTGATGATGTACGGCCAGACGCGTATCTTTTACGCGATGTCGCGCGACGGATTGATTCCGCCGCTCTTCGTGAAGCTGCACCCCGCTTGGCGCACGCCCTGGATCTCGCAGATCCTGTTCGGCGTGCTCATCGCCGCCGCCGGCGCGTTTTTTCCAATCAGCATCCTGGGATCGCTCACGAACATGGGGACGCTCGCGGCGTTCGTGCTCGTCTCCGTTGCGGTCCCGGTCCTTCGCACGCGCCATCCCGAGTTGAAGGGCGCGTTCACGCTCCCGTTCGGGCCGTATATCATTCCAACGCTGTCAGCGATCACCGCGCTCTTCCTGATCTATTTCCTGCGGCAGGGCAACCCGCTCGTGTGGGGCTTCTTCCCGCTCGTATGGCTAGGGTTCGTGATCTGGTTTGGCGCCGGCCTAATCTTCTATTTCTCGTATGGGCGCCAGAAGAGCACCGTCGCGCTCGAGCAGACGGAAGGTTTAGCCGTCGCACAGCCGCCGGTAAACTAG
- a CDS encoding hydantoinase/oxoprolinase family protein gives MNPAPRLRVGIDVGGTFTDVVAIDAATRELVAAVKVPTSHGAGEGVAAGIVSGIEQLLTESGVDSGSVGFIAHSTTQATNALLEGDLAPVGVLGLVDGLAWLSRRQMRFGALALGSGASFAPAFTFASAGDERAMREGVERLISGGAQAIAASESFGVDRPGGENRAVAYARERGVDATSGHDVSAAYGLRARTRTAALNAAILPKMLRTARMTADAVERAAIPAPLMVMRSDGGVMDVGEIERRPILTLLSGPAAGIAGALLYERLSEGVFVEVGGTSSDCSAIRAGRPQMRPARIGGHRTMLRTLDVRTLGIGGGSMLRIHEGGVRDIGPRSAHIAGCAYATFVAPQTLEGARIECIAPTPQDQADYAVLVTRDGARVAITATCAANLLGSVPEGAFARGNAESARLAFDLLARHVGGDGAELARSALAIAVEKLRRTIDPLIADYAFEPQRITIVGGGGAAGALVPALAAAMRLPHRIARDAEVIAPVGVALALVRDVVERTIFAPTPHEIAAIRREAADRVIAAGASPDSVEVEVEIDTQRSRVTAAASGATALLESAAGGTASEDERRLAAAQSLDCDPAQLEPLELTDSLSGYARSTMQRGRFGRVRTARDVRVLDERGVVRLALRDPVLVRTTAGEIEARVRAAIESATEFGDVGRALPALYVLRGGRIAAFEGLTSAEQAAALAAEETEGCRPDEGVTLLLVARSA, from the coding sequence ATGAATCCGGCGCCGCGGCTGCGCGTCGGCATCGACGTCGGCGGAACGTTCACCGACGTCGTCGCGATCGACGCGGCTACGCGCGAGCTCGTCGCCGCCGTGAAGGTACCGACGAGCCACGGTGCAGGCGAGGGCGTCGCAGCCGGAATCGTCTCCGGCATCGAGCAGCTGCTGACGGAATCCGGCGTCGACTCTGGCAGCGTCGGGTTCATCGCCCATTCGACGACGCAGGCCACGAACGCGCTGCTCGAGGGCGACCTCGCGCCGGTCGGCGTGCTCGGCCTCGTCGACGGTTTGGCGTGGCTTTCGCGGCGGCAGATGCGCTTCGGCGCGCTGGCGCTCGGCTCGGGCGCGAGCTTCGCGCCCGCGTTTACGTTCGCGAGCGCCGGCGACGAACGAGCGATGCGCGAGGGCGTCGAGCGGTTGATCTCCGGCGGCGCGCAGGCGATCGCCGCGAGCGAGAGCTTCGGCGTCGACCGGCCCGGCGGTGAAAACCGTGCCGTCGCGTACGCGCGCGAGCGCGGCGTAGACGCGACGAGCGGACACGACGTGAGCGCCGCGTACGGCCTGCGCGCGCGCACGCGCACCGCGGCGCTCAACGCGGCGATCCTCCCCAAGATGCTCCGCACGGCGCGGATGACGGCCGACGCCGTCGAGCGGGCCGCGATTCCCGCGCCGCTGATGGTGATGCGCAGCGACGGCGGCGTGATGGACGTCGGCGAGATCGAGCGGCGTCCGATCCTGACGCTGCTCTCGGGGCCCGCCGCGGGCATCGCGGGCGCGCTGCTGTACGAGCGCTTGAGCGAGGGCGTCTTCGTCGAGGTGGGAGGGACGAGCTCGGACTGCTCGGCGATTCGCGCCGGACGCCCGCAGATGCGTCCCGCGCGCATCGGCGGTCACCGCACGATGCTGCGCACGCTCGACGTTCGGACGCTGGGGATCGGCGGCGGGAGCATGCTACGCATCCACGAGGGCGGCGTTCGCGACATCGGGCCGCGCAGCGCGCACATCGCCGGCTGCGCGTACGCGACGTTCGTCGCGCCACAGACGCTCGAGGGAGCGCGCATCGAGTGCATCGCGCCCACGCCGCAGGACCAGGCCGACTACGCCGTGCTCGTTACGCGCGACGGAGCGCGCGTTGCGATCACGGCGACGTGCGCTGCGAACCTGCTGGGCAGCGTTCCCGAGGGCGCGTTCGCGCGCGGGAACGCGGAGAGCGCGCGGCTGGCCTTCGACCTGCTCGCACGGCACGTCGGCGGCGACGGCGCCGAGCTCGCGCGCAGCGCGCTGGCGATCGCAGTCGAGAAGCTGCGCCGGACGATCGATCCACTGATCGCGGACTACGCGTTCGAGCCGCAGCGCATCACGATCGTCGGCGGAGGCGGGGCCGCGGGGGCACTCGTTCCGGCGCTGGCCGCGGCGATGCGGCTTCCGCATCGGATCGCGCGCGACGCGGAGGTGATCGCGCCGGTCGGCGTCGCGCTGGCGCTCGTGCGCGACGTCGTCGAGCGAACGATCTTCGCGCCAACGCCGCACGAGATCGCTGCGATCCGGCGCGAGGCGGCGGACCGCGTGATCGCCGCCGGCGCGTCGCCGGACTCCGTCGAGGTGGAGGTCGAAATCGACACGCAGCGCAGCCGCGTGACCGCCGCCGCCTCGGGTGCCACCGCATTGCTGGAGTCCGCAGCCGGCGGGACGGCGAGCGAGGACGAGCGCCGGCTCGCCGCCGCGCAGTCGCTCGACTGCGATCCCGCGCAGCTCGAACCGCTCGAACTGACGGACTCGCTGAGCGGCTATGCGCGCAGCACTATGCAGCGCGGACGGTTCGGGCGAGTGCGCACGGCGCGCGACGTGCGCGTGCTGGACGAGCGCGGCGTAGTGCGGCTGGCGCTGCGCGATCCCGTGCTCGTGCGCACGACGGCCGGAGAGATCGAAGCGCGCGTTCGCGCCGCGATCGAGAGCGCCACGGAATTCGGCGACGTCGGCCGCGCGTTACCCGCACTGTACGTCCTTCGCGGTGGGCGCATTGCAGCGTTCGAGGGGCTCACGAGCGCGGAACAGGCCGCGGCGCTCGCGGCAGAAGAGACGGAAGGCTGCCGCCCCGACGAAGGTGTGACGCTGCTTCTCGTCGCCCGCTCGGCTTAG
- a CDS encoding class I SAM-dependent methyltransferase, producing the protein MDSTQRFGSRASAYAAFRPNYPPAAIDAALAGLGDPRALTIADVGAGTGISARLFAERGATVIAIEPDARMRAKAEPHPGVEWRDGTAERTHLTDASVDAVVACQAFHWFATPAAMSEFRRVARKRAVLLQYERDETDAFTAAYGDLVRAHAIDDTEARRARALATFTEFPRAIVTRAQAYSAQRLDRDALLGRAASSSYLPGSGDAADALRRDLLVLFEPYESDGHVELVIVTHVLVAEWLP; encoded by the coding sequence ATGGACTCGACGCAGCGCTTCGGTTCGCGCGCGTCTGCGTACGCGGCGTTCCGGCCAAACTATCCACCCGCGGCCATCGACGCGGCGCTCGCGGGCCTGGGCGATCCGCGCGCCCTCACGATCGCCGACGTCGGCGCCGGAACGGGAATCTCCGCGCGGCTCTTCGCGGAGCGCGGCGCAACGGTGATCGCGATCGAGCCGGACGCGCGCATGCGCGCCAAGGCCGAGCCGCATCCCGGCGTCGAGTGGCGCGACGGCACCGCCGAGCGAACGCACTTGACCGACGCCAGCGTCGACGCCGTGGTCGCGTGCCAGGCCTTTCACTGGTTTGCGACGCCGGCCGCGATGAGCGAATTCCGCCGCGTCGCGCGGAAGCGCGCGGTCTTGTTGCAATACGAACGCGATGAGACTGACGCGTTCACCGCCGCGTACGGCGACCTCGTTCGGGCCCATGCGATCGACGACACGGAGGCGCGGCGCGCGCGCGCGCTGGCGACGTTCACCGAGTTTCCTCGTGCGATCGTAACGCGAGCGCAAGCGTACTCGGCGCAGCGGCTCGACCGCGACGCGCTGCTCGGGCGCGCGGCCTCGTCGTCGTATCTGCCCGGCTCGGGCGATGCGGCCGACGCGCTGCGCCGCGATCTGCTCGTCCTTTTCGAGCCATACGAGAGCGACGGCCACGTGGAGCTCGTCATCGTCACGCACGTCCTCGTTGCCGAGTGGTTGCCATGA